The Ruminococcus bovis genome includes a region encoding these proteins:
- a CDS encoding PolC-type DNA polymerase III has product MSSVKEIFSDYICEDVLDESLVHSQVENLRINKGTRTLSFIIHCDRLFSDTELSSLNSELMNSKLALSKVIITPKFNSSLFSADCFDELLNELRNRIPTLNGTFKDCEVTFENNLLNITIKHGGGALLKAKNFNHELQNLVQERFGLLIKVNVDGVLEMDAENESYIEEQKTVEQTTVRQEVQQVVQTYAIEEKRLEENAEERLQNKEGFVEVREGKFLYPQVNLQKCRPLYGRTIKKAPSPMSDIAYDTGKITVWGDVFSVEKKVTRSGDKNIFNILCTDYSGSVNVKVFGDIASTKVLDQIKKGQTIIADGDIENDRYAGELVLNARSIGFTEKIDVKDNADEKRVELHMHTNMSDMDGISSASDIVNRAYKWGHKAVAITDHGVAQAFPEAMNTAEKINKDENKIKVIYGCEAYFVDDFVSAVKGTQDESLDGTFVCFDIETTGLSAQKEKITEIGAVKIKNGVVVDTFETFVNPEKPIPEKIVELTGINDGMVKDAPLDEEAVKDFLEFVDGAVVVAHNAPFDTSFIRAVCDRMGVEYNLTSIDTVAICRSILPDIKNCKLDTVAKYLRLGNFNHHRATDDAEILSRIFISLCDRLVDDYAVKSTMDINTHLNGADQKKLPAYHQIILVKNQVGLKNLYKLISYAHLKYFYRKPRIPKSELIKHREGLIIGSACEAGQLFRAITSGKPWAELKDIASFYDYLEIQPLGNNEFMIRNSSATREDLIKYNRTVVRLGEELNLPVVATCDVHFLDPHDKDYRKILQASKGFADADQQAPLYFRTTKEMLKEFDYLGEEKAYEIVVKNTNAIADMCDYVRPIPPGNFPPFIEGAEEQLNSITWKRAKEKYGDPLPEIVKARLDKELNSINTYGFSVLYMTAQKLVADSEAHGYLVGSRGSVGSSFVATMSGISEVNPLAPHYVCSKCKHSEFITDGSYGSGFDLPPKDCPECGTPMDRDGHEIPFETFLGFKGDKVPDIDLNFSGEYQSKSHRYTEELFGHDNVFKAGTIATVADKTAIGYVKKYEEEKGRVYSKTEELRLASGCTGIRRTTGQHPGGMVVVPKGKEIYDFCPVQHPANDMKSDNVTTHFDFHSIHDTICKLDELGHDSPTVYHYLEEFTGIPVMEVSMSDPDVYSLFTSPKALGVTPEDIDCQTGTLSLPECGTNFTRQMMIDAKPTCFADLMQIAGLSHGTDVWLGNAQELIKNGTCTISEVIGTRDSIMTYLMHKGLEPGMAFKIMEIVRKGNATKLLTEEHFEAMRSHNVPEWYIDSCMKIKYMFPKAHAAAYMISTLRYGWYKVHKPLAYYAAYFTVRGEDFDGATVMKGRDAVREKMKIIKQKGNEASAKEQTEFSTLEIINEMLARGIECLPVDIYKSEAKKFIIEDGKIRLPFMSLSGIGEAAAISLAECGKKNKYLSIEEMIIKTKVSRAVIETLKNVGCLNDLPESSQMSLF; this is encoded by the coding sequence ATGAGTTCAGTTAAAGAAATTTTTTCAGACTACATATGTGAGGATGTACTAGACGAAAGTCTGGTACATTCTCAAGTGGAAAATTTAAGAATAAATAAAGGTACAAGAACTTTGTCTTTCATAATACATTGTGATAGGCTTTTTAGTGATACAGAACTTTCTAGCCTAAACAGTGAATTGATGAATTCTAAACTTGCACTAAGCAAGGTAATTATTACACCAAAGTTTAATTCATCACTATTTTCTGCTGATTGTTTTGATGAGTTACTTAATGAGTTGAGAAACAGAATTCCAACTCTTAACGGTACATTCAAAGATTGTGAAGTAACTTTTGAAAACAATTTGCTTAACATTACCATTAAACATGGTGGTGGTGCATTACTAAAGGCAAAGAATTTTAACCATGAGTTGCAGAACCTTGTACAAGAGAGATTTGGTTTACTAATTAAAGTAAATGTTGATGGTGTCCTAGAAATGGATGCCGAAAATGAATCTTATATTGAAGAACAGAAAACTGTTGAACAAACAACAGTAAGACAAGAAGTTCAACAAGTGGTTCAAACTTATGCTATTGAAGAAAAACGCCTTGAAGAAAATGCTGAAGAAAGACTACAGAACAAAGAAGGCTTTGTAGAAGTCAGAGAGGGTAAGTTCCTTTATCCTCAAGTTAACCTACAAAAGTGCAGACCACTTTACGGTAGAACTATCAAGAAAGCACCTTCACCAATGAGTGATATTGCCTATGATACCGGCAAAATCACAGTATGGGGTGATGTGTTTAGTGTTGAAAAGAAGGTTACTCGTTCAGGAGATAAAAATATTTTCAATATTCTATGTACCGACTATTCAGGTTCTGTAAATGTAAAAGTTTTCGGTGATATAGCCTCTACAAAAGTCCTTGACCAAATTAAGAAAGGTCAAACAATTATTGCCGATGGTGATATTGAAAACGATAGATATGCAGGTGAACTTGTACTAAATGCTCGTTCTATCGGTTTTACTGAAAAAATTGATGTAAAAGACAACGCTGATGAAAAGCGTGTAGAACTACATATGCATACCAATATGTCCGATATGGATGGTATTTCTTCTGCAAGTGATATTGTTAATCGTGCATATAAATGGGGACACAAAGCAGTTGCTATTACCGACCATGGTGTAGCACAGGCTTTTCCGGAAGCTATGAATACAGCTGAAAAAATTAATAAAGACGAAAACAAAATCAAAGTTATTTATGGTTGTGAAGCCTACTTTGTTGATGACTTTGTTTCTGCAGTTAAAGGTACACAGGATGAAAGTCTTGACGGTACATTTGTTTGTTTCGATATAGAAACTACAGGACTTTCTGCACAGAAAGAAAAGATTACTGAAATCGGTGCAGTAAAAATCAAGAATGGTGTTGTAGTAGATACATTTGAAACTTTTGTTAATCCCGAAAAGCCAATTCCTGAAAAGATTGTTGAACTTACAGGTATCAATGATGGTATGGTTAAGGATGCACCACTTGATGAAGAAGCAGTAAAAGACTTCCTAGAGTTTGTAGACGGTGCAGTTGTAGTTGCTCATAATGCTCCATTTGATACATCATTTATTAGAGCAGTTTGCGATAGAATGGGTGTAGAATACAACCTAACTTCTATTGATACAGTTGCGATTTGTCGTTCAATTTTACCGGATATTAAGAATTGCAAACTGGATACAGTTGCTAAATATTTAAGACTAGGTAACTTTAACCACCATAGAGCGACTGATGATGCTGAAATTCTATCAAGAATTTTCATTAGTCTATGTGATAGATTGGTGGATGATTATGCAGTTAAGTCAACTATGGATATTAATACTCACCTTAACGGTGCAGATCAAAAGAAACTACCTGCTTATCATCAGATTATTCTTGTTAAAAACCAAGTTGGTTTAAAAAATTTATATAAACTTATTTCTTATGCTCATTTAAAGTATTTTTATAGAAAGCCTAGAATTCCAAAGTCTGAACTTATTAAGCATAGAGAAGGCTTAATTATCGGTTCTGCTTGTGAAGCCGGTCAGCTTTTCAGAGCAATTACTTCCGGTAAACCTTGGGCAGAACTTAAAGATATTGCATCATTCTATGATTACCTTGAAATTCAGCCTTTAGGCAACAATGAATTTATGATTAGAAACAGTAGTGCTACAAGAGAAGACTTAATCAAGTATAACAGAACTGTTGTAAGACTTGGTGAAGAACTTAATCTTCCTGTTGTTGCTACTTGTGATGTTCATTTCCTAGACCCTCACGATAAGGACTATCGTAAGATTTTACAAGCATCAAAAGGCTTTGCTGATGCTGACCAACAAGCACCACTTTACTTTAGAACAACTAAAGAAATGCTAAAGGAATTTGATTATCTGGGTGAAGAAAAGGCATATGAAATTGTAGTTAAAAATACAAATGCAATTGCCGATATGTGTGATTATGTACGACCAATTCCACCTGGTAACTTTCCTCCATTTATTGAAGGTGCTGAGGAACAGCTTAATTCCATTACTTGGAAAAGAGCAAAGGAAAAGTACGGTGATCCATTACCTGAAATAGTAAAAGCAAGACTTGATAAGGAACTTAATTCTATCAACACATACGGTTTCTCTGTTCTATATATGACTGCACAAAAACTTGTTGCAGATAGTGAAGCCCATGGTTACTTGGTAGGTTCAAGAGGTTCTGTTGGTAGTTCATTTGTTGCTACAATGTCAGGTATTTCAGAAGTTAATCCACTTGCTCCTCACTATGTATGTAGTAAATGTAAGCATAGTGAATTTATCACAGACGGTAGTTACGGTTCAGGTTTTGACTTGCCACCAAAGGATTGTCCTGAGTGTGGTACACCGATGGATAGAGACGGTCACGAAATTCCATTTGAAACATTCCTAGGATTTAAGGGGGACAAAGTTCCTGATATTGACCTTAACTTTAGTGGTGAATATCAAAGTAAGTCCCATAGATATACAGAAGAACTATTCGGTCACGATAATGTGTTTAAAGCCGGTACAATTGCAACGGTTGCCGATAAAACTGCTATTGGTTATGTAAAGAAATATGAAGAAGAAAAGGGTAGAGTCTATAGTAAAACCGAAGAACTAAGACTTGCAAGTGGTTGTACAGGTATTAGAAGAACCACAGGTCAGCATCCGGGTGGTATGGTTGTTGTTCCTAAGGGTAAAGAAATTTATGATTTCTGTCCGGTACAACATCCTGCAAATGATATGAAGTCCGATAATGTAACTACTCACTTCGACTTCCATTCTATCCATGATACAATTTGTAAACTTGATGAACTTGGTCATGATTCTCCTACAGTTTATCATTACTTAGAAGAATTTACAGGTATTCCTGTTATGGAAGTATCAATGTCAGACCCTGATGTTTATTCATTGTTTACTTCACCAAAAGCATTAGGTGTTACACCTGAAGATATTGATTGTCAAACAGGTACACTTAGCTTGCCTGAGTGTGGTACTAACTTTACAAGACAGATGATGATTGACGCAAAGCCAACTTGTTTTGCCGACCTTATGCAGATTGCAGGTCTATCTCATGGTACTGATGTATGGCTTGGTAATGCTCAAGAACTTATCAAGAATGGTACTTGTACAATTTCAGAAGTTATTGGTACTCGTGACAGTATTATGACTTACTTAATGCACAAAGGTCTTGAACCCGGTATGGCATTTAAGATTATGGAAATTGTCCGTAAAGGTAATGCCACAAAGTTACTTACAGAAGAACATTTTGAAGCTATGCGTAGTCACAATGTTCCTGAATGGTACATTGACTCTTGTATGAAAATCAAGTATATGTTCCCTAAGGCTCATGCTGCTGCTTATATGATTTCTACTTTGCGTTATGGTTGGTATAAAGTGCATAAACCACTTGCATATTATGCTGCTTACTTTACTGTTCGTGGTGAAGATTTTGACGGTGCAACTGTAATGAAAGGCAGAGATGCAGTTAGAGAAAAGATGAAGATTATCAAGCAAAAGGGTAATGAAGCATCTGCTAAAGAACAAACAGAATTTTCTACTTTGGAGATTATTAATGAAATGTTGGCAAGGGGCATTGAGTGCCTACCTGTTGATATTTACAAATCCGAAGCTAAGAAATTTATTATAGAAGATGGTAAGATTAGACTACCGTTTATGTCACTTTCAGGTATAGGTGAAGCTGCTGCAATTTCTCTTGCTGAATGTGGCAAGAAAAATAAGTATCTTTCAATAGAAGAAATGATTATTAAAACTAAAGTTTCCAGAGCAGTTATTGAAACACTTAAAAATGTAGGTTGTCTAAACGATTTACCTGAAAGTTCACAAATGTCTTTGTTCTAA
- the ispG gene encoding flavodoxin-dependent (E)-4-hydroxy-3-methylbut-2-enyl-diphosphate synthase translates to MASKRKVKAGNVVIGGGEKIAIQSMLNIPAHNIEDSVKQAKALEEAGCDIVRAAVPDMEAVKLISALKENISIPVVADIHFNYKLALESVAAGVDKIRINPGNIGDDSNVKAVADACANNGIPIRIGVNSGSLEKSILAKYGSPTPQALCDSALYHASLLEKFDFNDIVLSMKSSSVKNMVEAYELASQQCDYPLHLGVTEAGTERMGIIKSAAGIGALLVQGIGDTIRVSLTADPVKEIYAAKDILKSLDMYDGGIQFVSCPTCGRTKIDLIALANEAQERLKDCKKNIKVAIMGCIVNGPGEAREADIGIAGGDKVGLIFKKGEIICKVPEDQLLDRLVEEIDKL, encoded by the coding sequence ATGGCAAGTAAAAGAAAAGTAAAAGCCGGTAATGTTGTTATTGGTGGTGGAGAGAAGATTGCAATTCAATCTATGCTAAATATACCGGCACATAATATTGAAGATAGTGTAAAACAAGCAAAAGCTCTTGAAGAAGCAGGTTGTGATATTGTCAGAGCTGCCGTACCTGATATGGAAGCAGTTAAACTTATTTCAGCACTAAAGGAGAATATTTCAATTCCTGTTGTAGCTGATATTCATTTTAACTACAAACTTGCTCTTGAGTCAGTTGCAGCCGGTGTTGACAAAATCCGAATTAATCCGGGTAATATCGGTGATGATAGCAATGTTAAGGCAGTTGCCGATGCTTGTGCAAATAACGGTATTCCTATTAGAATTGGTGTAAATTCAGGTTCACTTGAAAAGTCAATTCTTGCAAAGTATGGAAGTCCTACACCACAAGCACTTTGTGACTCAGCACTATATCATGCTTCACTTTTAGAAAAATTTGACTTTAACGATATTGTTCTTTCAATGAAAAGTTCTTCAGTTAAAAATATGGTTGAAGCATATGAACTTGCATCTCAGCAATGTGATTATCCACTTCACCTAGGTGTAACAGAAGCCGGAACTGAGAGAATGGGTATTATTAAGTCTGCTGCCGGTATTGGTGCTTTATTAGTACAAGGTATTGGTGACACAATTCGTGTCAGCCTTACTGCTGACCCTGTAAAGGAAATTTATGCAGCTAAAGATATTCTAAAGTCACTTGATATGTACGATGGTGGTATTCAGTTTGTATCTTGTCCTACTTGTGGCAGAACAAAGATTGACTTAATAGCTTTGGCAAATGAGGCACAAGAAAGACTTAAGGATTGCAAGAAGAATATTAAAGTTGCAATTATGGGTTGTATTGTTAACGGACCTGGAGAAGCAAGAGAAGCTGATATTGGTATTGCCGGTGGTGATAAGGTTGGTCTTATCTTCAAAAAAGGTGAAATTATTTGCAAAGTACCGGAAGACCAACTACTTGATAGATTAGTAGAAGAAATTGATAAATTGTAA
- the rseP gene encoding RIP metalloprotease RseP has product MEEIKITSVLTTIALILIGVLLFELIIFIHEFGHFITAKKSGIKVNEFSLGMGPKIFSFGKGETKYSLRVFPIGGFCAMEGEDEESPEPRAFNNAKVWKRMIVIIAGAVMNIILGFVLMFVVVVQQDAYSSTEVQSFPATSFSSCTGLQSGDVIKEINGYGISTSMDFNYPISTAELKTVDGSTLEIYKEDCGNNLYNMAVSLVQDKNNKLSDEQVSKVNELLSKSTSEIVKAKSKEDAYSVYENYYKEINDACGIKDYKVEKIVEKETRKRYTADILVERNGEEKLLKNVQFFTYTTKDNSDPQVSIDFYVKPIEKTFGSVLSQTFKQTISTCKMIYASLGGLLTGKFGLKDMSGPIGIASAVTTVASESLSSGFMSAVNSIIYVMMIITVNLGLFNMLPFPALDGGRFVFLIIEAIRGKSVPRKVEAIVNGIGMGLLILLMILITANDIFKLIW; this is encoded by the coding sequence TTGGAGGAGATTAAAATTACTTCTGTTTTAACAACTATTGCATTAATTCTTATTGGTGTATTGCTATTTGAATTAATTATTTTTATTCATGAATTTGGCCACTTTATTACTGCTAAGAAAAGTGGAATTAAGGTTAACGAATTTTCTCTTGGTATGGGTCCAAAGATTTTTTCTTTCGGAAAAGGTGAAACTAAGTATTCGCTTAGAGTTTTTCCTATCGGTGGTTTCTGTGCTATGGAAGGTGAAGATGAAGAGTCACCTGAACCTAGAGCATTCAATAATGCAAAGGTCTGGAAAAGAATGATAGTTATAATTGCCGGTGCAGTTATGAATATTATTCTTGGTTTTGTGTTGATGTTTGTTGTAGTAGTACAACAAGATGCTTATTCTTCAACTGAAGTACAGTCATTTCCGGCAACATCATTTTCTTCTTGTACAGGTTTGCAGTCAGGAGATGTGATTAAGGAAATTAACGGATATGGAATATCCACTAGTATGGATTTTAACTACCCAATTTCTACTGCTGAACTTAAAACTGTTGACGGTTCAACATTAGAGATTTATAAAGAGGACTGTGGCAATAATCTTTATAATATGGCAGTTAGCTTGGTTCAAGATAAAAATAATAAACTTAGTGATGAACAAGTAAGTAAAGTTAATGAACTACTTTCTAAGTCAACTAGTGAAATAGTAAAGGCAAAAAGTAAAGAAGATGCCTATTCTGTTTACGAAAATTATTACAAGGAAATAAATGATGCTTGTGGTATCAAAGATTATAAGGTCGAAAAAATTGTAGAGAAAGAAACCCGTAAGCGTTATACTGCTGATATTTTAGTTGAGAGAAACGGTGAAGAAAAACTACTAAAGAATGTACAGTTCTTTACTTATACAACTAAAGACAACAGTGACCCTCAGGTTTCAATTGACTTTTATGTAAAGCCTATTGAAAAGACATTTGGTTCAGTTCTTTCTCAAACATTTAAACAAACAATCTCAACTTGTAAGATGATATATGCAAGTTTAGGTGGTCTGTTAACCGGTAAGTTTGGACTAAAGGATATGTCAGGTCCTATCGGTATTGCCTCAGCAGTTACTACTGTTGCATCAGAAAGCCTATCATCAGGATTTATGAGTGCTGTAAATAGTATAATCTATGTTATGATGATTATTACAGTAAACTTAGGTTTATTTAATATGTTACCATTTCCTGCACTTGATGGTGGTAGATTTGTTTTCTTGATTATTGAAGCAATTAGAGGTAAGTCTGTACCAAGAAAGGTTGAAGCTATTGTCAACGGAATTGGTATGGGACTACTAATCTTATTAATGATTTTAATTACTGCTAATGATATTTTTAAATTAATTTGGTGA
- a CDS encoding 1-deoxy-D-xylulose-5-phosphate reductoisomerase, with translation MVKNISILGSTGSIGTQALDVSRKLNLNISAITAYSNIDILEQQVREFKPSLAVVFCEDKAKEFKTKIADTNTKVLSGMDGLIEAATISSADMVLNSVVGMVGLTPTLAAINAHKDIALANKETLVAGGSLVMDALKKNNVNMYPVDSEHSAIFQCLQGMNQKKELKKLILTASGGPFFGKKIDDLKDVTVKDALNHPNWSMGAKITIDSASMMNKGLEIIEASWLFDMPQDKIDVVVHRESIIHSMIEFVDNSVIAQLGLPDMRIPIQYAITYPNRYESPVKELDLTEISNLSFYKPDYDTFKCLRACKKAIEIGGTALAIANGANEVANKMFRDGKIKFLEIGDLVYDALNNVEVQEIKRVEDVLSADKSARQYVLDSVK, from the coding sequence ATGGTTAAGAATATATCAATTTTGGGTTCAACAGGTTCAATCGGAACTCAGGCTCTTGATGTATCTCGCAAACTAAACTTAAATATATCAGCTATAACTGCATATAGTAATATTGATATTTTAGAACAACAGGTGAGAGAGTTTAAACCCTCTCTTGCTGTTGTTTTTTGCGAAGATAAGGCAAAAGAATTTAAAACAAAAATTGCCGATACTAATACAAAAGTCCTTTCAGGTATGGATGGACTTATTGAAGCAGCTACAATTTCTTCAGCAGATATGGTTCTGAATTCTGTTGTTGGTATGGTTGGTTTAACACCAACTTTAGCTGCTATTAATGCACATAAGGATATTGCTTTGGCAAATAAAGAAACTTTAGTTGCAGGTGGTAGCCTTGTAATGGATGCATTAAAGAAGAATAATGTAAATATGTACCCTGTAGATAGTGAACACTCAGCTATCTTCCAATGTTTACAAGGTATGAACCAAAAGAAAGAACTTAAGAAATTAATTCTTACTGCATCAGGTGGTCCGTTCTTTGGTAAGAAAATTGATGACCTAAAGGATGTTACAGTTAAAGATGCTCTTAATCATCCTAACTGGTCTATGGGTGCAAAGATTACAATTGACTCAGCATCAATGATGAACAAAGGTCTTGAAATTATTGAGGCAAGTTGGTTGTTTGATATGCCACAAGATAAGATTGATGTTGTGGTTCACAGAGAGTCAATTATTCATAGTATGATTGAATTTGTGGATAATTCTGTTATAGCACAGTTGGGATTACCTGATATGAGAATTCCTATTCAGTATGCTATTACATATCCAAACAGATATGAAAGTCCTGTTAAAGAACTTGATTTAACAGAAATTTCCAATTTGTCTTTCTATAAGCCTGATTATGATACATTTAAGTGTTTAAGAGCTTGTAAAAAGGCTATTGAAATTGGAGGAACTGCACTGGCTATTGCTAATGGTGCAAATGAGGTTGCCAACAAAATGTTTAGAGATGGCAAAATTAAATTCTTAGAAATTGGTGACCTTGTGTATGATGCATTAAATAATGTGGAAGTACAGGAGATAAAGAGAGTAGAAGATGTATTAAGTGCTGATAAATCTGCACGACAGTATGTATTAGATTCTGTCAAGTAA